A single genomic interval of Spinacia oleracea cultivar Varoflay chromosome 6, BTI_SOV_V1, whole genome shotgun sequence harbors:
- the LOC110796564 gene encoding uncharacterized protein encodes MAKTYTLFLLAWFLIMAFQCNSTIIKDQATKSVNFKLRSLQSGSTWLTKHHIPTWDDMKKFHKTPSGPNPVGNQRPPTRP; translated from the exons ATGGCGAAAACATATACTCTCTTCCTCTTAGCATGGTTTCTCATCATGGCTTTTCAATGCAATAGCACAATCATCAAAGATCAAGCTACTAAATCAG TCAATTTCAAGCTACGATCTTTACAGTCCGGCTCAACATGGCTAACGAAACATCATATTCCAACTTGG GATGACATGAAAAAGTTCCATAAAACGCCATCTGGCCCCAATCCAGTTGGGAACCAACGCCCACCAACCAGACCATGA